TGATTAGTTCATTTTGTATTAGTTACATCAATTTTGCATGGTAGTCACTTAGTGTTAAAAACCATGGCACACAACTGATAGTATTTACAAGAACTTGATGGCTAGAATAGATGATACTACATCTGACTTTTAGCTGACTGACCCATGAAGTGACCACCCATCAAAGTTTCTGACTTTATGAACAACTTCGAATATAATTTCAGGATTGACACTGGTCATTATCTTGATTTAAAGTTTGACAGGTTAGAGACAGATGTGTTTGTTTGTTGAGTTTCAAGTTCTTCTTTACATCACACTCTCCCTGCTATCCAGGCCTGCAGTGTGTCTAATTATAGCAATTTGGTAGAAGTTGCATGATATAGTTCACACCAAGTCAGGTGGCCTATATGGTTACAACATCTTGGCAGGTGGCTCCGTGCACAAGTTTCCACTAGCATATATAGATATAGGTATATAGCGTCTTAGTTACGTGTAAACATCCACACTTCATTGAGCATACAGTGTTTACCCACCTGTACCATCCATAGCTTTTAAGTGCACACTGTCTACTTTATCGTACCATTTGCAGCATGCTGAGTGTATAACATCTACCCATGTGGCGCCATTCACAGCATCCCTCTTTTTGTGTGAATGGCATTCTAGTTACCACTATTGTGTCTCTATACTGGTACAGAGAGCCTTTATGCTTGTGGTACCGTCCGATCACCTTTTAGCACCAGTTACTAAGAGATAATGCTTAGCTAGATCAATCAACTATCTGGAAGGGTCGTTTGGGAGCATTATCTTTAAGACTTCCATCTGTTACCATGTGTAAGGGAATTCTCAGCATCTTTTATGTCTACAAGAAGTACAAGAGCTGGAGGGCGGCGGGCACACTTATGATTCTCAGCCTTCCGAGGGTTGGAACTCCATCAACGGCATTAACACTATAgactatttttcttcaattccGTGCAAAAAGGGTCATACAGTGGAGTTCAGATTTGAACGAAAACTGTCTGCTTGCTTATTAAAAGTGTTTTGGACTGACAACACTTTCTTCAAACTGAGAAAAGTACGTAATTTGCAAAGATTTTGAACTTATTTTTGGGCATCTACGCttttacatacatcaatctcccaGAACAGTTCCTTCAAAATTCATAAGCGAATAAATACAATAAGCAGATGGTTCATGATGTATATTTTCTTCTTTGAAGTTAACCGAAAGTTCTCTGGTCATTTATACTTGATTTTGTGTACTAATTAtctctttattttatttatttatttggttgCAGGATGCTTGCACTTTCTATACTATAGAAAGTGGTTTTGCTTTGATGGTAGCGTTCTTAATCAATGTGTCAGTCATTTCCGTCAGTGGGGCAGTCTGCAATTCTTCAAATTTGAATATAGAGGATCAGACGAGCTGTAAGGACCTGGATTTGAATAAAGCCTCCTTCTTGTTGAGAGTATGTTCTTTTGATTTTCACAAAGTTCTGGTTTATTCCTCCTATCAAACTTTTTCAAGATCTGACTGAATTattctcccttttttttttttttttttttttttttttttttatcatttcttAAAGAATGTTTTAGGTAGTTGGAGTTCAAAGATTTTTGCAATTGCTTTGTTAGCATCTGGTCAGAGCTCTACAATAACTGGAACCTATGCAGGACAGTATGTCATGCAGGTAATGATCTCTTCAGGATAAAACTAATTTGAAAAGTCTTGTGTGGCAGATGTAAACTTCCAACTTAGATGGGAGTTTCCCCATCGTAACATGCCTTTTTTATCCTTGCTGAGTTCAAGTGTCTGTCCGAAGTTAACTATCACATAAGTTATATCAACTCCACAATTAAGCAAACTTACATCAACAGCTCAAGAATACGTTTGACTAATTCTAGTTCATATACATGAAATAATTTAACTTGTTGGATTCTCTTTTCAGCATAATTAACTTTTGATACTTTTTTGTAGGGCTTTCTCGACTTACGGTTGAGGCCATGGATACGAAACTTCTTAACACGATGCTTAGCCATAGTTCCCAGTCTTATTGTAGCACTAATTGGCGGATCTGCAGGTGCTGGAAAACTAATCATTATTGCATCCGTGAGTAACGTAACTTCATTAGCAAACTCATATGCCACAATACAACAAGATAAACCAGAGAAATTTCACATGAACAAAATTCAATTACCTTTTGTCTAGTCAGACTCCGTATTATCTCCAACAAGATATATTCTCTGATACCAGGGAGCACAATAAATAAATCTTATCCATATGGTTCCGTCAGAAAGATGATCCGTCGTTGGGATTTCTGGATCTCCTCAAGCTAATTTCCATGTATTTTGTGCACAGATGATCCTATCATTTGAGCTCCCTTTTGCTCTTATCCCACTGCTCAAGTTTACCAGCTGCAAGAACAAAATGGGGTCACATGCCAACTCTGTTATTGTAAGATTACGTTTAACTTTACAAACTTTTGGTGCAGTTTCCTATTATCAAAGTTGATTGGGACATAAGTTTTAACGCTGCGTGCTTTCCTTTGCAGATTTCAGTAATTACCTGGATCATAGGGTCTTTGATCATGGCCATAAATGTCTACTTCATTGCAACGAGCTTCTTTGAATTCCTTTTCCACGGAAAGCTAAAAGTCGTAGCCAGGGTGTTTTTAGGGATACTAGGGATTTCGGGTATGCTAATTTATTTAGCAGGAATCCTTTACTTAGTTGTCCGGAAAAATGAGCAAAAAACAACACACCTTCTATCGTTTGAAGAACCTGAAAACGGATTGAGAGGAAGTAATCCAGATAACGTTGGACCGCTTTATAATCTCCCTCGAGAGGATATAGTGAACATGCAGTTGCCTCAAAGGGTAGTGGATAATCAAGACTGATTGACTTTAATTTAATTTGTTAGCTTGTGTagatcaaattttgaaaatagcttCTTGAATTTTCAAATTGTTAAGAAAGCTATACTAATAATGATAATCTTTTTCTTTTGACTAAAAATATGttaaaattttattgaaaaagaaaaaaagagaatacAAGAGAAGAAGACGCCTAAGCGCAACAAGAGACGACTGAAAGGCCGACACAAACAAACAACTGCCACAAAGTTAGCAAACCTAGCAAACTAAAAGAAAAGTTCAAGAGCATCACGAGAATTCTACAGCTTCTTCTTGGCAGAAGCTCTTTTTCCTCTACCTAATTCCTCATTGCTCGGACCCAAATCCTTGTCTGCTTTCAAGGATTGGTATCTATCTATGATGCCACCAAAGATGTTTTTCGCCTCAGCTTCTTTATCTCCAATAGGTGCTCCTAGTAAGGAACTTAGATTCATTAGAGTACCTATGAGGAACTTAGATTCATTAGAGTACCTATGTGTTGCTCTCTTGACATTGTTTTTCTTCGAGAGATATCCtctaaaggctttaacttttcaACACACAACTCTTCCACATCAGTTCCATGTTCGGACTCCTCGCTTTCATCTTGACAAGTAACCACATCCTCATGGTTCTTCTCAACTTCGCAAGATGGATCAACTgacttgtcttcttcttcttctcgactCTTAGGAAGCGCTTCCACCGTTtcagcattaacaatttcaggacTTGCTTCTGAAACGCCAAAAGGGTTCAAATGACAAATTGGAGTTTGCTTTGGTTTGAAATACCTCTTACTTGATTCTTTATTCCTTCTAGTATAAGTCTTGCTTTCAATAAACAATTCTTCATTCAGATCACCACTTTCTGCCATTTTCTCAAAAGCTCCTACACCATCTACTACCATTTGCCGGTTGGGTTGCACATCAATGGGTGGGGTGAGCACATCTACGTTCTCAATATTCACACCTCCATCCTTTTCCTTCTCAATTGACGTCTCCTTAGAAAATGACTGGCTCTTCTCTAGAGTCGCAGAGGTTTGCTTCTTCCAGGGAGTCCTGCGGGTTTTACTGTTAGCCCCATTTAACGAACCAATGTTGCTAGAGTGGCCAAAGGATGAACAAAGAGCACACTTCTGAGGTTTCCATTGATATTCCACAGGGAGGTTCATAACAAATTTTCCATCAACCCACAGTGGAATTGAGTTGGGAAACACAAAATCGATGCTAATCTCTATAAGCACTCTAGCATAAATAAGCCTAGTTTTATTCCGAGTGTACTCATCCATCAACAATGGTTTACCTACAAAGCTAGCAATTGGACTCAAACCTATATTGTTCCAGAGATGAAGAGGAACATTATAAATCATAATCCACACAGgaatagacttcaattatgcaatgGAATTTTCAATCCATGGACTCCAGGGTCTGACAATAAACAGACTCTTACCAATGTAGAAAGCACCCTTATCTAGGGCTACATTCCTATCATCTACATTCATAAATTTGAAAACAAATGAATTGCTACCGTGTAAAGTAATTGATACCTCTGATTTCGTCTTCCACAGTTCGTCTGTTGCTTTTTTCACCATCGAGAATGGAAGTTTTCGACCTACACAATACCCAATCACTAATTCCTCACAAGCTTTAACTTCCTCTTGGAGAATTTCAGAAGAAATTGACACCCCTTCTTTATACCCCATCATCACTGCAGGTTGATAAATCATAGGACTGACTTCATAAACAAAATACAATATTTTGGTGAATTGATCCACACTTCAActggtggaaaggtagacaaataTATAAAGATTACATGCCTTTCTTACAAGGGTTACAGAGATGTTTTTGGCGTAACATAAGCTAGCAATTATAGAGAATATATTTGCAATAAATCCATATCAATCTGTAGAGTAACACAAGCTAGTGATTGATACGTGATTTTCTCTTGGCAGCTGTTACCAGAAGAGCTTTGACTGAGTCTTGATGAGATGTATTCCTAACATCCCCCCTCAAGTTGTGCATGAGTGGCCGAATGCTCAACTTGTCTCTGAGAAACTCAAATCTTACAGAAGCAAGACCCTTTGTAAAAATGTCAGCTAGCTGATCTTTTGAGGAAATAAACTTTACCAGTAGTGTTTTGTTTGCAACTCTTTCTCGTACAAAATGGTAATCAATTTCAATGTGTTTCATTCGTGCGTGAAAGACTTGATTTGCTGTCAGATAAGTCGCACCCATATTGTCACACCACAATGTTGGAACTTGTACTGCAATGCCCAATTCATGCAATAGTGACTGAAGCCATATCAATTATGATGTAGCTATGGCTATGCCTCTGTATTCATCCCCAGTACTGGATTTAGAGACCGTTTTTTGCTTGCGTGCACTCCACGAAATAAGATTACTGCCAAAGTAAATACCGTAGCCACTTGTTGATCTTCTATCATCTAAACTGCCAGCCCAATCAGAGTCTGAGTAGGCATGAAGTGTTGTATCCGCTGAAGGACGGAAAACTAAACCATAATGCACTGTATGTTTGAGATATCGTAGGATTCTCTTAACTAGATCCCAATGCTCAACAAAAGGATTATGCATATACTGACAGACTTTGTTGACTGCTACCGCAATGTCTGGTCTGGTGAGATGAAGATATTGTAAAGCTCGACAGACACTACGATACAGAGTAGGGTTCTCAAATTTCACACTTCCGTGTTTACTGATATTGGCATTTACTGGAAGAGGTGTAGAGACTGGTTTAGCAGCATCCATTTTTGTTCGTTTGAGTAGATCAACTATATACTTATGCTGACTGAGTATCACTGAAATGTCTTGGTCGATTACTTCTATGCCTAAGAAGTAACTTAGGTTTCCCAGATCCTTTACTGCAAAGGCAGAGCTCAGATTAGTAATAAGATTGGTGATAAGATCAGAGTTTGAACCTGTGATGatgatgtcatcaacgtagatgattacatatgtaactccttcCGATGCTTGTTGTATAAGGAGATAACTGTCATAAATAGAACCCTTGAATCCCAGTGCAATGAGAAAATTACTTAATTTGGAAAACCAAGTTCTCggagcttgtttcaacccataaatCGATTTTTTGAGCTTACAGACATGATTAGGATAGTCAGGATTGACATACCCTGGTGGTTGCTTCATATATACGGCTTCAGTTAACTCACCATGCAGAAATGCATTTTGGTCATCTAATTGCTTCATCGTCCAATTTTGAGACACAACAATTGAGAGAACAAGCCTTATCGTGCTAGGCTTTATCACTGGGCTAAATGTTTCATAGTAATCAAGTCCCTCACGCTGATTATATCCTTGTGCTACCAATCTGGATTTGCGTCTGTCAATTGACCCATCATCTTTTTCTTTGACACGAAACACCCATTTTGAGCCAATTAGATTCATCCATTCCTCATATGGAACATAACTCCAAGTTCCATTGCGAATGTGAGCATTAATTTCATCATCCATGGGTGGTCTCCATGTTGGATCTTTTGATGCTTCAGTATAAAATGTTGGAGCAGTAATATGTGTTGTCTCTAGTGGATATTTAGTTGCTTGCAGACACAACTTGTTTACAGGATTTCTAATGCCATCTCGAGCTCGTGTGACCATATGATGCTGCTGAATTTGTGGTTGAGCTTGAGAAACAATGCCGCTACTGATGAAGTACCAACTGTAGTATTGTCTGTGGGTTGATCAATGACTGGAGATGATACTTCTGGCAGACTAGAGGACAATGGTTGATCAATTACAACTTCAGCTTCAATGGATGGTGATGCTGGTTGGACAGGTTCAAGTGAGAACTGATAAAACAGATGAGCTTAAGAGCTTTGTAGTGAGTGATTTCTGTGTGAAGTTAGGAGAATTTACCTGTTGCCTGGCAGCAGATGGGAAGCTTGTTTCCAAAAATTTGACATGTCGAGAGATATATAGCCTGTTGGTTGAAACATTTAAGCATAAATAACCTTTGTGAGCACTActgtaccctataaaaacacatggTAAAGATCTTGGTTCGAGTTTGTTTGAGACATATGGTCTAAGACATGGATAGCATAAACATCCAAAACTCTAAGAGAGGAGCAGTCAGGAGTCTTGTTGAACAATAACTCTAAAGGAGATTTAGACTCAGTTTTTGAAGCTGGGAGTCTATTGATGAGGTAACATGCAGTTGTGAAAGCCTTAAACCAGTAGGATTTTGGCATTGAGGCATGAAAAAGAAGTGCTAAGCCTGACTCTGTTATGTGTCTAATTCTACGTTCTGCAAGACCGTTTTGAGATGATGTATGAGGACATGAAAATCTATGTATAACTCCTGAGCTATTTAGAAAGGCAATGAACTTTTTAAACTCTCCCCCATTGTCTGACTGAAAAACTTTAATCTTGAGACCAGTTTGATTCTCAATGAGTTTTTTGAATTGAATGAACACAGGAAATGCATCTGATTTACGAACTAGTGGATAGATCCATGTGTAATGTGAGAAAACATCCATAAGCAGAAGATAATATCGATATCCATTTCTAGATAAGTAAGGAGATGTCCATAAATCAGACACAAGTAAGCTCAATGGCTTATCGATTACAGTACTACTATTTGGAAAGGGAAGTTTATGACTCTTGCTCACATGACAAGAATGACAGAACTCAAACTTCTTATTGGAAACTGGAAGGGAAAAATGTTTAATGACTCGGAAAACAGTACGGAGCATTGGGTATCCTAGACGCTGATGCCACAGTGGAATAGTGTTGGTTACTAGAGCAACTGGATTTGTATTGGTAATCTCTCGAACATCATCAAACATGTAGAGCCCATTCTTACTCCTGCCTTGCAACAGTGTTGTCCTGGTTTTGAGATCCTTTAAATCAAAGAAATTGGAGTGAAATTCAAAATATACATTATTATCTTTGCAGAACTttgaaacagaaagaagatttgctTTTATGTCAGGCACATGAAGTATATTTTTGAGATGAAAGGATCGATTATTATGGGTAAAAGAAGCATTACCAATATTTTCAATGTGTAGAGCATTGCCATTTCCTACACGAACTTGTTCAGTTCCATCATATTCATGCCTGATGTTCAGATTGTTGAGATTTGCAGTTAAGTGATGAGTTGCTCCTGTGTCAGTCACCCAATTGTTATCAGCAGGACCACCAGGTAAAGCAAGATATGCAGCTGGTTCTCCTCTTTGTGGTGCACTGTTATCTTTGCGAAACTAGCTGAAACTTGCATTATGGTTTTTGCGATTGCAAATCCGACAAGGACCTTGTCCTTGATTTCTTTTAGGCTGTCGATTGTGTTGATTTTGCTGACGAAAACCTTGATTTTGTTGAGATCGATTCTGGGGAAACCTTCCTTGCTCTTGTCTTTGATATGGTGGTGCAGTAGATGAAGAGGCAATATTTGCCATTGGTTGCTGAATAGAAGCTAGTTGTTGCTCAAGTCTCATATCATATGCGATCAGATGTGCATAAAATGCATCCATATCTATCTTTTCGACAGTGCTCAGCGAAGTGACAATTGAATCATATGCTTGATCCAAGCCACTCAAGATTGATTGCTGCATATCATCTTCAGAAAGTGCATTCCCTGATGCTGTAAGGGCATCAAATAATTGTTTATATTTTGCAAAATAATCATACATGGAGCTGTTACCTTTGCGCAAACTCATTAGTTGCCTTCTTAGATTCATCTGATGTGCCCTTGTCTTGGGTGCATATCTTTTTTCAAGTGCATCCCAGACTTCTTTTGAAGTTGTTAAACCAGATACACGACCTAATACTCCTTCTGTGAGGGATGAAAGCATCCAGCCTAGTAGGATCTGATCCTGTTGTTCATACTTTTCATATGCAGGATTTGATAATGGTGGTAAATCAGCTTGTGTGTTTGGTATGGTTGGTGATGGTCTTGCATAAGTATCATCTACATATCCTTCCAAACGATAGCCCTTCAGTAGTGGCTTGAATTGTGTCTTCCATAAAAGATAGTTGGTATCATTGAGTTTGATGTTGATGagatggttaatatgaattgcttgaAGAGTGAATGTTTCTGGTGCTGCCACTGATGCGGAAAAATGAAGAAAGCGTGGTTTAGGATCTTTCTGGCTGATACCAAAACAGAATACAATATTTTGGTGAATTGATCCACACTTCAActggtggaaaggtagacaaataTATAGAGATTA
This is a stretch of genomic DNA from Papaver somniferum cultivar HN1 chromosome 1, ASM357369v1, whole genome shotgun sequence. It encodes these proteins:
- the LOC113281638 gene encoding metal transporter Nramp6-like isoform X2, translating into MAGTNGSQQFITSNNNNNNNGGNRNSSNAPLIEEDCNQIIVPETTSWKNLFAYMGPGFLVSIAYIDPGNFETDLQAGAQYKYELLWIILVASCAALVIQSLAANLGVVTGKHLAEHCRAEYPRIPNFILWILAEISIVACDIPEVIGTAFALNMLFSIPVWCGVLLTGLSTLVLLALQQYGVRKLEFLIAFLVFTIAACFFVELGYAKPDASEVLKGLFVPTLKGNGATGLAISLLGAMVMPHNLFLHSALVLSRKVPRSIQGIKDACTFYTIESGFALMVAFLINVSVISVSGAVCNSSNLNIEDQTSCKDLDLNKASFLLRNVLGSWSSKIFAIALLASGQSSTITGTYAGQYVMQGFLDLRLRPWIRNFLTRCLAIVPSLIVALIGGSAGAGKLIIIASMILSFELPFALIPLLKFTSCKNKMGSHANSVIISVITWIIGSLIMAINVYFIATSFFEFLFHGKLKVVARVFLGILGISGMLIYLAGILYLVVRKNEQKTTHLLSFEEPENGLRGSNPDNVGPLYNLPREDIVNMQLPQRVVDNQD
- the LOC113281638 gene encoding metal transporter Nramp6-like isoform X3; translated protein: MLFSIPVWCGVLLTGLSTLVLLALQQYGVRKLEFLIAFLVFTIAACFFVELGYAKPDASEVLKGLFVPTLKGNGATGLAISLLGAMVMPHNLFLHSALVLSRKVPRSIQGIKHLLCLQEVQELEGGGHTYDSQPSEGWNSINGINTIDYFSSIPCKKGHTVEFRFERKLSACLLKVFWTDNTFFKLRKDACTFYTIESGFALMVAFLINVSVISVSGAVCNSSNLNIEDQTSCKDLDLNKASFLLRNVLGSWSSKIFAIALLASGQSSTITGTYAGQYVMQGFLDLRLRPWIRNFLTRCLAIVPSLIVALIGGSAGAGKLIIIASMILSFELPFALIPLLKFTSCKNKMGSHANSVIISVITWIIGSLIMAINVYFIATSFFEFLFHGKLKVVARVFLGILGISGMLIYLAGILYLVVRKNEQKTTHLLSFEEPENGLRGSNPDNVGPLYNLPREDIVNMQLPQRVVDNQD
- the LOC113281638 gene encoding metal transporter Nramp6-like isoform X1, which codes for MAGTNGSQQFITSNNNNNNNGGNRNSSNAPLIEEDCNQIIVPETTSWKNLFAYMGPGFLVSIAYIDPGNFETDLQAGAQYKYELLWIILVASCAALVIQSLAANLGVVTGKHLAEHCRAEYPRIPNFILWILAEISIVACDIPEVIGTAFALNMLFSIPVWCGVLLTGLSTLVLLALQQYGVRKLEFLIAFLVFTIAACFFVELGYAKPDASEVLKGLFVPTLKGNGATGLAISLLGAMVMPHNLFLHSALVLSRKVPRSIQGIKHLLCLQEVQELEGGGHTYDSQPSEGWNSINGINTIDYFSSIPCKKGHTVEFRFERKLSACLLKVFWTDNTFFKLRKDACTFYTIESGFALMVAFLINVSVISVSGAVCNSSNLNIEDQTSCKDLDLNKASFLLRNVLGSWSSKIFAIALLASGQSSTITGTYAGQYVMQGFLDLRLRPWIRNFLTRCLAIVPSLIVALIGGSAGAGKLIIIASMILSFELPFALIPLLKFTSCKNKMGSHANSVIISVITWIIGSLIMAINVYFIATSFFEFLFHGKLKVVARVFLGILGISGMLIYLAGILYLVVRKNEQKTTHLLSFEEPENGLRGSNPDNVGPLYNLPREDIVNMQLPQRVVDNQD